The DNA window GGAGCATGAAATATCGATTTATTTCGCCGAGTGTTTTGTACCTGACACTCGGTGAAAAGAacagttgccgagtgtcatataggggacactcggcaactttGTCGACCGGCCCCACTGCACAGTATCGGGCCGTAATGGAACATGAAAAAAAAtaatgccgagtgccccagatcttggcacacggcaaaatatagatttattttgccgagtgttgtgtacctgacactcggcgaaaagaacagttgccgagtgtcatataaaGGACACTCGGTAACTTCGTCGACCGGCCCCACTGCACAGTATCGGCCCGTAATGAaacattaaaaaaaataatgccgagTGCTCcagatcttggcactcggcatatGCGTTCATATACCCCCGCCCCACCACGGCCGGCCCTTCACACACACGCCgccacccgccgccgcctccccgcgccaccgcgccctgccgccggcgccgccccgCCCCCGACGCTTGTCGCCCCCAGCGCCGCCCGCCCTCGGTGCCCCGCCCACCACCGGCGCCGCCCGCCCCCGGAGCGTCCCGCCCCCAGCGCCGCCCGCCCTCGGCGCCCCACCCCACCCACGGCGGCGCCCGCCCCCC is part of the Miscanthus floridulus cultivar M001 chromosome 9, ASM1932011v1, whole genome shotgun sequence genome and encodes:
- the LOC136481143 gene encoding uncharacterized protein encodes the protein MGKENTLKLPENSTFVKLQMITGQPMTGIPRKSYRGGRRRWRDAPVAGREAPVAGRGTEGGWRQAPGGGRRRGWGGAPRAGGAGGGTLRGRAAPVVGGAPRAGGAGGDKRRGRGGAGGRARWRGEAAAGGGVCVKGRPWWGGGI